Genomic window (Streptomyces cadmiisoli):
CCTGGCTGGTCTTCCTGTCCCTCGGGCCGGACAAGGACGACTATCTGCACCCCGAGCGCATCTGGTCGAAGATGACCTTCGACAACTACACGTTCGTGCTCCAGGAGACCAACTTCTTCGACTGGCTCCAGAGCTCGCTGATCGTCTCCCTGGGCACCACGGTCATCGGCGTGCTCATCGCCGCGACCACCGGCTACGCGGTCTCCCGCATGCGCTTCCCCGGCTACAAGAAGTTCATGTGGGTGCTGCTGGTCACCCAGATGTTCCCGGTGGCGGTCCTGATGGTGCCGATGTACCAGATCCTGTCGGAGCTCCAGCTCATCGACACCTACTTCGGCCTGATCCTGGTCTACTGCTCCACCGCCGTGCCGTACTGCGCCTGGCTGATGAAGGGCTACTTCGACACCATCCCGTTCGAGATCGACGAGGCCGGCCGGGTCGACGGACTGTCCCCCTTCGGCACCTTCGTGCGCCTGATCCTGCCGCTCGCCCGGCCGGGTCTCGCGGTGGCCGCGTTCTACAGCTTCATCACGGCCTTCGGCGAGGTCGCCTTCGCCACCACGTTCCTGCTGGACGACGAGAAGTACACCTTCGCCGTCGGTCTGCAGAGCTTCATCAGCGAGCACGACGCCCAGCGCAATCTGATGGCCGCGACCGCGGTGCTGATCGCGATACCCGTCTCCGCCTTCTTCTACCTCGTGCAGAAGAACCTCGTCACCGGCCTGACCTCAGGCGGCACGAAGGGCTGAGCCCACCCGACTCCCGCGCCCCGCCGCGCGGGTGGCGGCCGCGGTGTCCTCCCCCGAAGGGGAGACCCAAGACCCCGCCGGCACCGCGGCCGCCTCGTCACCCGCCACCCGTACCCCCCACGACACAGACTCCTCCCTCGCCGCCGGCACCGTTCGCGCGAGGGACCGCCTCGCCTCAAGGACGCCATGAGCCAGCACTCCACCGACCCGGCCGTAACCTCCGCCGTGGCCACCGTCGCCAAGCGCCGCGACTGGTGGCGCGACGCGGTCATCTACCAGGTCTATCCGCGCAGCTTCGCCGACGGCAACGGCGACGGCATGGGCGACCTGGCCGGCGTACGCTCCAGACTCCCCTACCTGCGCGACCTCGGCGTGGACGCCGTGTGGCTCAGCCCCTTCTACGCCTCGCCGCAGGCCGACGCCGGCTACGACGTCGCCGACTACCGCGCCGTCGACCCGATGTTCGGCAACCTGCTCGACGCCGACGCGCTGATCCGCGAGGCGCACGAGCTCGGCCTGCGCATCATCGTCGACCTCGTCCCGAACCACTCCTCCGACCAGCACGAGTGGTTCAAGCGGGCCCTGCGGGAGGGTCCCGGCTCCCCGCTGCGCGAGCGGTACCACTTCCGCCCCGGCAAGGGGGAGAACGGCGAACTGCCGCCAAACGACTGGGAGTCCATCTTCGGCGGCCCCGCCTGGACCCGCGTCGAGGACGGCGAGTGGTACCTGCACCTCTTCGCGCCCGAGCAGCCCGACTTCAACTGGGACCACCCGGCCGTGGGGGACGAGTTCCGCTCCATCCTGCGCTTCTGGCTCGACATCGGCGTGGACGGCTTCCGTATCGACGTCGCCCACGGTCTGGTCAAGGCCGAGGGCCTGCCGGACCTCGGCTCCCACGACCAGCTGAAGCTGCTGGGCAACGATGTCATGCCGTTCTTCGACCAGGACGGCGTGCACGCCATCTACCGCCAGTGGCGCACCGTCCTCGACGAGTACGCGGGCGAGCGCATCTTCGTGGCCGAGGCCTGGACCCCGACCGTCGAGCGCACCGCCAACTACGTCCGCCCGGACGAGCTGCACCAGGCGTTCAACTTCCAGTACCTGAGCACCGAGTGGGACGCCGAGGAACTGCGCGCCGTCATCGACCGCACGCTGTCGGCGATGGGTCCGGTCGGCGCCCCCGCCACCTGGGTGCTGTCGAACCACGACGTCACCCGGCACGCCACCCGCTTCGCCAACCCGCCGGGCCTCGGTACCCAGATCCGCACCGCGGGCGACCGGCAGCTCGGTCTGCGGCGGGCGCGGGCCGCGAGCCTGCTGATGCTGGCGCTGCCCGGCTCGGCGTACGTCTACCAGGGCGAGGAACTCGGCCTGCCGGACGTCGTCGACCTGCCGGACGACGTGCGCCAGGACCCCGCGTACTTCCGCGGCGAGGGCCAGGACGGCTTCCGAGACGGCTGCCGGGTGCCGATCCCCTGGACCCGCACGGGACCGTCGTACGGCTTCGGCGACGGCGGCAGCTGGCTGCCCCAGCCGTCCGGCTGGGCGGAGCTGAGCGTCGAGGCCCAGCAGGGCGAGCCGGATTCGACGCTGGAGCTGTACCGCGGCGCGCTCGCGGTGCGGCGCGCCCAGCCCGACCTCGGCGCGGGCGACTCGGTGGAGTGGCTGAAGGCGCCCGAGGGCGTCCTCGCCTTCCGGCGCGGGGAGTTCGTCTGCGTCACGAACACCACGGGCGAGTCGACGACGGCGCCGGCGTACGGCCGGATGCTGCTGGCCAGCGGTGAGGTGACCGAGGCGGACGGCGAGGTGAAGGTGCCCGCCGACACGACCGTGTGGTGGACGACCGCCTGAGGGCCGGCCGACGGCCGCCCGCGCACGGCGGCCTGACGGTCCCTCGCAAGTTTTTTCATTGAAGTTCGCACGGCCCGCTGCCCTTTCGGGTGGCGGGCCTTTAACATCTGCGTCACCGCAAGATGGCTGAAAGATTTCAGCAAGAGCCTTCAACGGAGAAGGAACCCCACATGGCACGCAGAACCCTCTCCGCGGCCGCCGCCCTCGCGACCGCCGCTCTTGTCATGAACCCAACCGCAGCCGAGGCCTCCCCGCCCGGCACCAAGGACGTCACGGCCGTCCTCTTCGAATGGAACTTCGCCTCGGTCGCCCGTGAGTGCACCAACAGCCTCGGCCCCGCCGGTTACGGATATGTGCAGGTCTCCCCGCCGGCCGAGCACATACAGGGCGGCCAGTGGTGGACGTCGTACCAGCCCGTGAGCTACCGGATCGCGGGCCGGCTGGGCGACCGCACGGCCTTCCGGAACATGGTGAACACCTGTCACGCGGCCGGTGTGAAGGTCGTCGTCGACACCGTCATCAACCACATGTCCGCGGGCAACGGCACCGGCACCGGCGGCTCGTCGTACACGAAGTACAACTACCCGGGCCTGTACTCGTCCTTCGACTTCGACGACTGCACCGCCCAGATCTCCAACTACCAGGACCGCTGGAACGTCCAGCACTGCGAACTCGTCGGCCTCGCCGACCTGGACACCGGCGAGGACTACGTCCGCGGCGCCATCGCCGGCTACATGAACGACCTGCTCTCGCTGGGCGTCGACGGCTTCCGGATCGACGCGGCCAAGCACATGCCGTCCGCCGACCTCGCCAACATCAAGTCCCGGCTGAGCAACCCGTCGGCCTACTGGAAGCAGGAGGTCATCCACGGCGCCGGCGAGGCCGTCCAGCCGACGGAGTACACCGGAAACGGCGACGTCCAGGAGTTCCGCTACGCCTACGACCTCAAGCGGGTCTTCAACAACGAGAACCTGGCCTACCTCAGAAACTACGGCGAGGGCTGGGGCTACATGAGCGGCGGGGTCGCGGGCGTCTTCGTCGACAACCACGACACCGAACGCAACGGCTCCACGCTCAGCTACAAGGACAACGCCAACTACACCCTCGCCAACGTCTTCATGCTGGCCTGGCCCTACGGCGCCCCGGACATCAACTCCGGCTACGAGTTCTCCGACCACGACGCCGGCCCGCCGAACGGCGGCCGGGTCGACGCCTGCTGGCAGAACGGCTGGAAGTGCCAGCACGCCTGGCCGGAGATCCAGCGCATGGTCGCCTTCCGCAACGCCACCCGGGGCGCGGCGGTCACCAACTGGTGGGACAACGGCGGCGACGCCATCGCCTTCGGCCGCGGCAACAAGGGCTTCGTGGCCATCAACCACGAGTCCGGCTCGCTGACCCGCACCTATCAGACCTCGCTGCCCGCGGGGACGTACTGCAACGTGCAGAACAACAGCACGGTCACCGTGAACGGCTCCGGCCAGCTCACGGCCACCCTCGGCGCCAACACCGCGCTCGCGGTGTACGCCGGCAAGTCCGGCTGCTGAACCGGCGCGGGGGAGGGGCCGGCCGGGGCAGGCCGGCCCCTCCCCCCGCCCGACGGGCGACGCCGGAGGGTTCATGAGGGGCCGTCATGCGGCCGCCGATGAAAGTACTTTCCGACAGTTGCAGAAGTCTTGCTGTAAGCCTTTCCCCGGCGATACCGTCACGCGGACGCCCGGCGGAGAGCCGTGCCGTGGCGCAGGGGTCGGACCCGATTGAGCCGCAATCGCAAGGAGTTCATGCTCGTGATACCGAGATGGCCGGCGCCCCGCAGGCGCCGAACCGCCCACGCCGGACGGATCGCGGCCGTCACCGTCGCCGCGCTGGCCGCCACCCTGCTCCAGCCGCCGGCCGCGCGGGCCGACAGCCCGCCGCCACCGCCCTCCGACGCGAGACTCGCCGCCGAGCCCGCCCGGCACGACCTCACCCGCGAGCAGTTCTACTTCGTCCTGCCGGACCGGTTCGCCAACGGCGACCGCGCCAACGACCGCGGCGGACTGACCGGTTCACGCCTGACCACCGGCTACGACCCCACCGACAAGGGCTTCTACCAGGGCGGCGACCTCAAGGGCCTGACCCGGAAGCTCGACTACATCAAGGGTCTCGGCACCACCGCCATCTGGCTGGCCCCGATCTTCAAGAACCAGCCCGTGCAGGGCGAGGGAGCGGACGCCTCGGCCGGCTACCACGGCTACTGGATCACCGACTTCACCCGGGTCGACCCGCACTTCGGCACCAACGCCGACCTGGAGACCCTCATCGACAAGGCCCACGCCAAGGGCATGAAGGTCTTTTTCGACGTCATCACCAACCACACCGCGGACGTCGTCGACCACCGGGAGAAGACCTACGACTACCTCTCCAAGGGCGCGTTCCCGTATCTGACCGCGGACGGCCGGCCGTTCGACGACGCCGACCACGCCGGCGGCGAGCGGGACTTCCCCGAGGTCGACGAGGACTCCTTCCCGCGCACGCCGGTCGTCCCGGCCGCCAAGCGGAACCTCAAGGTCCCGTCCTGGCTCAACGACCCGGCGATGTACCACAACCGCGGTGACTCCACCTGGGCCGGCGAGTCGACCACCTACG
Coding sequences:
- a CDS encoding sugar ABC transporter permease, producing MSTLDLDTSTAVRGSSGRAAKTPPPAARARGKRGLLGTLAAHGTLTVASLIALFPIAWLVFLSLGPDKDDYLHPERIWSKMTFDNYTFVLQETNFFDWLQSSLIVSLGTTVIGVLIAATTGYAVSRMRFPGYKKFMWVLLVTQMFPVAVLMVPMYQILSELQLIDTYFGLILVYCSTAVPYCAWLMKGYFDTIPFEIDEAGRVDGLSPFGTFVRLILPLARPGLAVAAFYSFITAFGEVAFATTFLLDDEKYTFAVGLQSFISEHDAQRNLMAATAVLIAIPVSAFFYLVQKNLVTGLTSGGTKG
- a CDS encoding alpha-amylase, with translation MARRTLSAAAALATAALVMNPTAAEASPPGTKDVTAVLFEWNFASVARECTNSLGPAGYGYVQVSPPAEHIQGGQWWTSYQPVSYRIAGRLGDRTAFRNMVNTCHAAGVKVVVDTVINHMSAGNGTGTGGSSYTKYNYPGLYSSFDFDDCTAQISNYQDRWNVQHCELVGLADLDTGEDYVRGAIAGYMNDLLSLGVDGFRIDAAKHMPSADLANIKSRLSNPSAYWKQEVIHGAGEAVQPTEYTGNGDVQEFRYAYDLKRVFNNENLAYLRNYGEGWGYMSGGVAGVFVDNHDTERNGSTLSYKDNANYTLANVFMLAWPYGAPDINSGYEFSDHDAGPPNGGRVDACWQNGWKCQHAWPEIQRMVAFRNATRGAAVTNWWDNGGDAIAFGRGNKGFVAINHESGSLTRTYQTSLPAGTYCNVQNNSTVTVNGSGQLTATLGANTALAVYAGKSGC
- a CDS encoding glycoside hydrolase family 13 protein — its product is MSQHSTDPAVTSAVATVAKRRDWWRDAVIYQVYPRSFADGNGDGMGDLAGVRSRLPYLRDLGVDAVWLSPFYASPQADAGYDVADYRAVDPMFGNLLDADALIREAHELGLRIIVDLVPNHSSDQHEWFKRALREGPGSPLRERYHFRPGKGENGELPPNDWESIFGGPAWTRVEDGEWYLHLFAPEQPDFNWDHPAVGDEFRSILRFWLDIGVDGFRIDVAHGLVKAEGLPDLGSHDQLKLLGNDVMPFFDQDGVHAIYRQWRTVLDEYAGERIFVAEAWTPTVERTANYVRPDELHQAFNFQYLSTEWDAEELRAVIDRTLSAMGPVGAPATWVLSNHDVTRHATRFANPPGLGTQIRTAGDRQLGLRRARAASLLMLALPGSAYVYQGEELGLPDVVDLPDDVRQDPAYFRGEGQDGFRDGCRVPIPWTRTGPSYGFGDGGSWLPQPSGWAELSVEAQQGEPDSTLELYRGALAVRRAQPDLGAGDSVEWLKAPEGVLAFRRGEFVCVTNTTGESTTAPAYGRMLLASGEVTEADGEVKVPADTTVWWTTA